A single window of Flavobacteriales bacterium DNA harbors:
- a CDS encoding antibiotic biosynthesis monooxygenase produces MLTRLVKMTFRSEACAEFERIFETASPQIRAFEGCRSVELLRDMEAGNIYFTRSTWKSDAALQAYRNSELFAATWAKTKVLFEEKAEAWSMESVASL; encoded by the coding sequence ATGCTCACCCGCCTTGTAAAAATGACCTTCCGCTCCGAAGCCTGTGCCGAATTCGAGCGCATCTTCGAAACCGCATCACCGCAGATAAGGGCATTTGAAGGGTGCCGGTCGGTGGAACTTCTGCGCGATATGGAAGCCGGAAACATCTACTTCACCCGAAGCACCTGGAAGTCGGATGCAGCATTGCAGGCATACCGCAACTCGGAATTGTTCGCTGCCACATGGGCGAAAACGAAGGTGCTGTTTGAGGAGAAAGCTGAGGCGTGGAGTATGGAAAGTGTTGCGAGCTTGTAA
- a CDS encoding SAM-dependent chlorinase/fluorinase codes for MRIITLTSDWGNRDYYAASVKGTIYKQYSEVNVVDITHNIDPFDILQAAFVLKNAYSQFPPGTIHMVAVHSHPGADVPHLALEYEGHYFIGTDNGIFSLILEQPATKVVELTISQDSDLMTFPAKELFVKAACHIARGGTLEMLGRPYTQMVQRTFLQPVTETNLIKGSVLYVDVYGNVITNIKRQDFKQVGKSRNFNMSFRRPGYDIQVIHKAYDEVPDGEKLALFGASGYLEIAINKGHAANLLGLRVGEIVRIDFAEEER; via the coding sequence ATGCGCATTATTACCCTCACAAGCGACTGGGGAAACCGGGATTATTATGCAGCAAGTGTAAAAGGCACGATCTATAAGCAATACAGCGAGGTTAACGTGGTGGACATCACCCACAACATTGACCCTTTTGACATCCTGCAGGCTGCCTTCGTTCTCAAGAACGCTTACAGCCAGTTTCCACCCGGAACCATCCACATGGTGGCGGTGCACTCACACCCCGGCGCCGATGTACCCCACCTGGCGCTGGAATACGAGGGGCACTATTTCATCGGCACAGACAATGGCATTTTTTCCCTGATCCTCGAACAGCCCGCCACCAAGGTAGTGGAACTGACCATCAGCCAGGACAGCGACCTGATGACCTTCCCTGCCAAAGAGCTGTTCGTAAAAGCTGCATGCCACATCGCCAGGGGAGGCACCCTGGAAATGCTGGGACGTCCCTATACCCAAATGGTACAACGCACCTTCCTCCAGCCGGTCACCGAAACCAACCTCATCAAGGGCAGCGTATTGTATGTGGATGTGTATGGGAACGTGATCACGAACATCAAGCGACAGGATTTCAAGCAGGTGGGCAAATCACGGAACTTCAATATGTCATTCCGCCGACCCGGCTATGACATCCAGGTCATTCACAAAGCCTATGACGAAGTACCAGACGGTGAAAAACTCGCACTGTTCGGTGCCTCGGGCTACCTGGAAATAGCCATCAACAAAGGACATGCAGCCAACCTGCTGGGTCTGCGGGTGGGCGAAATCGTAAGGATTGATTTTGCGGAAGAAGAAAGATAA
- a CDS encoding PhoH family protein: MKEIIIHLDTISPVDLYGVNDTHLHAIRKQFPAVSIVARGTVLKARGIEADLELFSQKMDVLIAQIEKKGKLPDHMVEEILQHADPENGNGVSFDDVLVYGQNGLMVKARTLNQRRMVAACDENDMIFAIGPAGTGKTYTAVALAVRALKKKEVRRIILTRPAVEAGENLGFLPGDLKEKIDPYLQPLYDALHDMIPASKLQAYMENGIIQIAPLAFMRGRTLDNAFVILDEAQNATENQLKMFLTRMGPNARFVITGDVTQIDLPRHQPSGLLQARKLLANVEGISFITLDQVDIIRHQLVKRIVEAYGEPEQK; encoded by the coding sequence TTGAAAGAGATCATCATCCACCTCGACACCATCTCGCCGGTTGATCTGTATGGGGTCAACGACACCCATCTGCATGCGATCAGGAAGCAGTTCCCGGCGGTTTCCATTGTGGCCCGGGGCACCGTCCTGAAGGCGCGTGGCATCGAAGCCGACCTTGAACTTTTTAGTCAGAAAATGGATGTGTTGATCGCCCAGATCGAGAAAAAAGGAAAACTACCCGATCACATGGTGGAGGAGATCCTTCAGCATGCCGATCCGGAAAACGGCAACGGCGTTTCTTTTGACGATGTGCTGGTGTACGGGCAAAACGGCCTGATGGTCAAAGCCCGCACCCTGAACCAGCGTCGCATGGTGGCTGCCTGCGACGAGAACGACATGATCTTTGCCATCGGTCCGGCGGGAACCGGCAAAACATACACCGCCGTGGCCCTGGCCGTAAGGGCGCTGAAGAAGAAGGAGGTGCGTCGCATCATCCTTACACGTCCGGCAGTGGAAGCAGGGGAGAACCTGGGTTTTCTGCCCGGAGACCTGAAGGAAAAGATCGATCCGTACCTGCAGCCGTTGTATGATGCGTTGCACGACATGATCCCTGCATCCAAACTGCAGGCGTACATGGAAAACGGGATCATCCAGATTGCACCGCTTGCGTTCATGCGCGGCCGCACCCTCGACAATGCCTTCGTGATCCTGGATGAAGCCCAGAACGCCACCGAGAACCAACTCAAGATGTTCCTCACCCGCATGGGGCCTAACGCCAGGTTCGTGATCACGGGTGATGTAACGCAGATCGACCTGCCCAGGCATCAGCCCAGTGGCCTGCTCCAGGCAAGGAAGCTGCTGGCCAATGTGGAAGGAATTTCTTTTATCACCCTGGACCAGGTAGACATCATCCGCCACCAGCTGGTGAAACGAATTGTAGAAGCTTACGGAGAACCAGAACAGAAATAA
- a CDS encoding phosphoribosylaminoimidazolesuccinocarboxamide synthase gives MNALTKTNFNFRGQVSHYQGKVRDVYNIDNKLLVMVVSDRISAFDVVLPKGIPFKGQVLNQIAAKFLDATSDIVPNWVIDVPDPMVTVGRYCQPFKVEMVIRGYLSGHAWRTYKAGTRELCGAVMPEGLKENDRFPEPIITPSTKADEGHDEDITPAEIVSSGLVSKEDYEQLEAYTRALFKRGTEIAAERGLILVDTKYEFGKDENGVITLIDEIHTPDSSRYFYKEGYEERQQKGEAQKQLSKEFVREWLMANGFQGKEGQQVPEMTDEIVTQISERYIELFEKITGDAFVKADSGQVLSRIEANVNKFLTERWGEGSQLLCSQ, from the coding sequence ATGAATGCATTGACAAAAACCAACTTTAACTTCCGCGGACAGGTAAGTCATTACCAGGGAAAAGTCCGTGATGTGTATAACATCGATAACAAATTACTGGTGATGGTCGTGTCTGACCGCATCTCTGCTTTTGACGTGGTGCTCCCCAAGGGCATTCCGTTCAAAGGACAGGTGTTGAACCAAATCGCTGCCAAGTTCCTGGATGCCACATCCGACATCGTGCCCAACTGGGTGATTGATGTGCCGGACCCGATGGTGACCGTGGGCCGCTACTGTCAGCCTTTCAAAGTGGAAATGGTGATTCGTGGTTACCTGTCGGGTCACGCATGGCGCACCTATAAGGCAGGCACCCGCGAACTCTGCGGTGCTGTGATGCCCGAAGGCCTGAAGGAGAACGACCGTTTCCCGGAACCCATTATCACGCCTTCCACCAAAGCCGATGAAGGCCATGATGAGGACATCACGCCGGCCGAGATCGTGTCGTCCGGATTGGTTTCCAAAGAAGACTATGAACAACTGGAAGCATACACCCGTGCATTGTTCAAGCGTGGTACCGAAATTGCTGCCGAGCGCGGACTGATCCTCGTGGATACCAAATATGAATTCGGAAAAGATGAGAACGGTGTCATCACCCTCATCGATGAAATTCACACCCCTGATTCATCCCGTTACTTCTACAAGGAAGGTTACGAAGAGCGTCAGCAGAAAGGCGAAGCCCAGAAACAGCTGTCAAAGGAATTCGTGCGCGAATGGCTGATGGCAAACGGTTTCCAGGGCAAGGAAGGTCAGCAGGTACCTGAGATGACCGATGAGATCGTAACACAGATATCCGAGCGTTACATCGAGCTGTTCGAAAAGATCACCGGCGATGCGTTTGTCAAGGCAGACAGCGGCCAGGTGTTGTCACGCATCGAAGCGAACGTGAATAAATTCCTGACCGAAAGGTGGGGTGAGGGTAGTCAGTTGCTGTGCAGTCAATAA
- a CDS encoding addiction module protein, producing the protein MNNAIRIQELLKLSVAERILIIQQLWDSIDPSDLKLSEAQKQELDKRLEKHRGGKTGFHTWDEIKKFLRPNDDTL; encoded by the coding sequence ATGAACAATGCCATCCGTATACAGGAATTACTGAAACTCAGTGTGGCGGAGCGTATATTGATCATTCAACAGCTTTGGGACAGCATTGATCCGAGCGATCTGAAACTTTCGGAAGCCCAAAAACAGGAGCTTGATAAGCGCCTGGAAAAACACCGGGGAGGGAAAACCGGATTTCATACATGGGATGAAATCAAAAAGTTCCTTCGCCCGAATGACGACACATTATAG
- a CDS encoding type II toxin-antitoxin system RelE/ParE family toxin: MTTHYSLLFSDESGLDIRDAYLWYESRRPGLGEEFESCLEDAFYLLTRSPRLNQIMYKGIRVHYISRFPYGIHYLLDELNIRVMAVFHTSRNPSSWDHRLDEAW; encoded by the coding sequence ATGACGACACATTATAGCCTTCTGTTTTCTGACGAGTCCGGACTTGATATCCGGGATGCTTATTTGTGGTACGAATCCCGGCGTCCGGGATTAGGAGAGGAATTTGAATCATGTCTTGAAGATGCGTTTTACCTTTTGACGCGCAGTCCCCGGCTGAATCAGATCATGTACAAGGGGATTCGGGTACATTACATCTCGCGCTTTCCCTATGGAATTCATTACTTACTGGATGAGCTGAATATCCGTGTGATGGCGGTGTTTCATACAAGCAGAAATCCCTCGTCGTGGGATCATCGACTCGATGAAGCTTGGTAG
- a CDS encoding M1 family metallopeptidase, translated as MKRIALFQVLLCMAVVAGAQNNTDHSKFRQLDMELPTPNVYRTGSGDAGHEYWQQKADYVIQAELDDAQHRITGSEVITYTNNSPDQLRYLWLQLDQNVRAKDADAISIRTGSLPDHMTLSQARWFLDSDFDGGFKIQEVKDKNGKNLSYTINRTMMRVDLPTPLAPHTSFTLSVKWWYNIQDQRQMGGRSGYEYFKDDDNYLYEVAQWFPRMAVYNDVNGWQHKQFLGRGEFTLPFGDYKVSLTVPADHVVAASGTLQNATQVLSSAQQNRLKTAGNAKEPVLIITPEEAKKNETSRSTAKKTWVFKADRVRDFAWASSRKFIWDACNVTIGNNHVLAMSYYPNEGNPLWSLYSTKAVMHTLRVYSKHTINYPYPVAISVNGPVGGMEYPMICFNGPRPEKDGTYSERSKYGLISVVIHEVGHNFFPMIVNSDERQWTWMDEGLNTFTQFLAEQEWEDNYPSRRGPANLIVDYMKGSQNTMVPIMTNSESLKQFGNNGYSKPAAALNILRETILGRELFDFSYKEYARRWAFKHPTPADFFRTMEDASGTDLDWFWRGWFFTTDHVDIALDKVTWYRIDTQNPDVEKPSQVAEKKEKPQNITVLRNKELHKLSDEDSTILDFYSNYDPLQVEPWDQSDYQKYLNSLTDEERAFVQSGKYFYQLDLRNVGGLVMPVIVKIDYTDGTSEVKRYPAEIWVMDNDSVSKVITTDKEVAQFTLDPFLETADTDEENNYFPRKVIPSRFQLYKQKEWNHQNPMQIKKEYDDKKQGSSGK; from the coding sequence ATGAAGCGAATTGCACTTTTCCAGGTGTTGCTGTGCATGGCCGTTGTTGCCGGTGCGCAGAACAATACCGACCACTCGAAGTTCAGGCAGCTAGACATGGAACTGCCGACCCCGAATGTGTACCGGACCGGTTCCGGGGATGCAGGTCACGAGTACTGGCAACAAAAAGCGGATTATGTGATCCAGGCAGAACTGGATGACGCCCAGCACCGCATCACGGGTTCGGAAGTGATCACCTACACCAACAACTCCCCGGATCAACTTCGTTACCTGTGGCTGCAACTCGATCAGAATGTACGCGCCAAAGACGCCGACGCCATCTCCATCCGCACCGGCAGCCTGCCCGACCACATGACGCTTTCACAGGCCCGGTGGTTTCTCGACAGCGACTTCGACGGAGGCTTCAAGATCCAGGAAGTGAAAGACAAGAATGGAAAAAACCTAAGCTACACCATCAACCGCACCATGATGCGGGTGGATCTTCCCACCCCGCTCGCCCCTCATACCTCCTTCACGCTGTCCGTCAAATGGTGGTACAACATCCAGGATCAACGCCAGATGGGCGGACGCAGCGGCTACGAGTATTTCAAGGATGACGACAACTACCTCTACGAAGTGGCCCAATGGTTTCCGCGCATGGCCGTATACAACGACGTGAATGGTTGGCAGCACAAACAATTCCTCGGAAGAGGTGAGTTCACACTTCCTTTCGGAGATTACAAAGTAAGCCTTACCGTTCCTGCGGACCATGTGGTGGCCGCTTCCGGTACCCTGCAGAATGCAACGCAGGTCTTGTCATCCGCACAACAAAACCGCCTGAAAACCGCTGGCAACGCCAAAGAACCCGTGCTCATCATCACCCCTGAAGAAGCAAAGAAGAACGAAACCTCACGCAGTACCGCCAAGAAAACATGGGTATTCAAAGCCGACAGGGTCCGCGACTTCGCATGGGCCAGTTCCCGCAAATTCATCTGGGACGCATGCAACGTGACCATCGGAAACAACCACGTACTGGCCATGTCATACTACCCGAATGAAGGCAATCCGCTGTGGTCGCTCTACTCTACCAAAGCCGTGATGCACACCCTGCGGGTATACAGCAAACATACAATCAACTATCCCTATCCGGTTGCCATCTCCGTGAACGGACCCGTGGGTGGCATGGAATACCCGATGATCTGCTTCAACGGTCCGCGACCTGAGAAAGACGGCACCTATTCCGAACGGTCCAAGTACGGACTGATCAGCGTGGTGATCCATGAGGTGGGTCACAACTTCTTCCCCATGATCGTAAACTCCGACGAACGCCAATGGACATGGATGGATGAAGGCCTGAACACCTTCACCCAGTTCCTTGCCGAACAGGAATGGGAAGACAACTACCCGTCACGACGCGGCCCCGCCAACCTGATCGTAGACTATATGAAAGGCAGCCAGAACACCATGGTGCCCATCATGACCAATTCCGAATCACTCAAACAATTCGGCAACAACGGTTACTCCAAACCCGCCGCAGCACTGAATATCCTCCGGGAAACCATCCTGGGTCGCGAACTGTTCGACTTCTCCTACAAAGAGTATGCACGGCGCTGGGCATTCAAACATCCTACCCCCGCCGACTTCTTCCGCACCATGGAAGATGCATCAGGCACCGATCTCGACTGGTTCTGGAGGGGATGGTTCTTCACCACCGACCATGTAGACATTGCGCTGGACAAGGTAACGTGGTACCGCATCGATACCCAAAACCCGGATGTGGAAAAACCCAGCCAGGTAGCCGAGAAAAAAGAGAAACCACAAAACATCACCGTGCTGCGCAACAAGGAACTTCACAAATTGTCAGACGAAGACTCCACCATCCTCGACTTCTACAGCAACTACGATCCGCTCCAGGTAGAACCCTGGGACCAGTCGGATTACCAGAAATACCTCAACAGCCTCACCGATGAAGAACGTGCATTCGTGCAATCCGGCAAGTACTTCTACCAGCTCGACCTGAGAAATGTGGGCGGACTGGTCATGCCCGTGATCGTGAAGATCGACTACACCGACGGCACATCTGAAGTGAAACGCTACCCGGCCGAGATCTGGGTGATGGACAATGATTCTGTTTCCAAGGTGATCACCACCGACAAGGAAGTGGCGCAATTCACACTGGACCCGTTCCTCGAAACCGCGGATACCGATGAAGAGAACAACTACTTCCCCAGGAAGGTGATCCCCTCAAGGTTCCAGCTGTACAAGCAAAAGGAATGGAACCACCAAAACCCGATGCAAATCAAGAAAGAGTACGACGACAAAAAGCAGGGAAGCTCGGGGAAATGA
- a CDS encoding NADH:flavin oxidoreductase, which yields MTDPYLPITFARSGVTAPNRLVLAPMTNLQSHEDGSLGDDEYHWLVRRAKGGFGTLITCAAHVSLHGQGWKGELGIFDDRLLPGLSRLAKGIRDCGSLAIVQLYHGGMRAPEEVTGQMPVSPSGHEITKRDGSLLKVRAMTENEILQTIEDFSAAAERAYKAGFTGVELHGAHGYLISQFLSKTFNLRTDQWGGNAANRARFAVACLEACRSRVPDHFLVGIRISPEDFGFAEGIDIVESLDLCDQLVQSGADFIDVSIWDARKRPNEMDAGPTVAEMFRQRIPSGIPMMVAGKIRTRQDVDHMLELGVDMVTVGTAAIGNPDWALHIKDANYVPDAPPFSVVQLRERGLGDPFIEYMKRWKGFVK from the coding sequence GTGACAGACCCTTACCTTCCGATTACGTTTGCCCGAAGTGGTGTGACAGCACCCAACCGCCTTGTGCTGGCACCCATGACCAACCTGCAAAGTCATGAAGACGGCAGCCTGGGCGACGATGAATACCACTGGCTTGTCCGCCGGGCGAAAGGCGGATTCGGCACCCTCATCACCTGCGCTGCACACGTATCTCTGCACGGCCAGGGATGGAAGGGCGAACTCGGCATCTTCGACGACCGCCTGCTGCCAGGCCTTTCCCGTCTGGCCAAAGGGATCAGAGATTGCGGAAGCCTTGCCATCGTACAACTTTACCACGGCGGTATGCGTGCCCCGGAGGAAGTGACCGGACAAATGCCCGTTAGCCCCTCCGGCCATGAGATCACCAAACGCGACGGCAGCCTGCTCAAGGTCAGGGCCATGACAGAAAACGAGATCCTGCAGACCATTGAAGATTTCAGCGCCGCCGCCGAACGTGCGTACAAAGCAGGATTCACAGGCGTTGAGCTCCACGGCGCACACGGATACCTGATCAGCCAGTTCCTGAGCAAGACCTTCAATTTACGGACAGACCAATGGGGTGGTAATGCTGCCAACCGGGCCAGGTTTGCGGTGGCATGCCTGGAAGCCTGCCGCAGCAGGGTACCCGATCATTTCCTGGTGGGCATCCGTATTTCCCCGGAAGACTTCGGGTTCGCAGAAGGCATCGACATAGTGGAAAGCCTTGACCTGTGCGACCAACTCGTACAGTCCGGTGCCGACTTCATCGACGTTTCCATCTGGGATGCGCGCAAACGACCGAACGAAATGGACGCCGGTCCGACCGTGGCCGAAATGTTCCGCCAACGCATTCCATCCGGCATTCCCATGATGGTGGCAGGAAAGATCCGAACCAGGCAAGATGTGGACCACATGCTGGAATTGGGTGTGGACATGGTAACCGTGGGTACAGCCGCCATCGGCAATCCCGACTGGGCACTGCACATCAAAGATGCAAACTATGTTCCGGACGCTCCCCCATTCTCTGTTGTACAGCTTCGCGAACGCGGCCTCGGAGATCCGTTCATCGAATACATGAAGCGATGGAAAGGGTTTGTGAAATAA
- a CDS encoding aminotransferase class V-fold PLP-dependent enzyme, translating into MAGKPGRCGGLLTDTIICYFCAVSHKTVPTSENTSLLEEWFQPFRDKIIGLHQTFNGPYGEKEILYADWTASGRLYEPIENRMHHQIAPYVANTHTETSTTGSTMTQAYHRALQVIKQHVHADEDDIIISSHSGMTGVVNKFQRILGFRIHERYRDRIKLADNERPLVILTHMEHHSNHTTWLESIAEVVVMDADDQGLVDTRKLEEILEKHKDRPIKIAAVTSCSNVTGIKTPYHKIAAIMHAHGGLCFVDFACSAPYIDINMHPENTAERLDAIYFSPHKFLGGPGSSGILIFNRTLYNNRIPDEPGGGTVAWTNPWGEHRFLENIEAREDGGTPSFLQTIRAALCVRLKEEMTVPKIIAREKELMDIVFPALEAIPNLHILAGHIKDRLGVVSFYIDGLHYNLGVRLLNDKYGIQVRGGCSCAGTYGHYLLHVDVAHSRSITDKINQGDLSEKPGWIRMSIHPTHTKQEVQQILEGIKDIAANFRKYGKDYTYNPHTNEFQHKNDRPGDAPWVQDWFDKPVLD; encoded by the coding sequence ATGGCGGGAAAACCTGGCCGATGTGGCGGGCTTTTAACCGATACAATTATCTGTTATTTTTGTGCCGTGAGTCACAAAACCGTACCAACATCCGAAAACACATCCTTGCTCGAAGAATGGTTCCAACCCTTCCGCGACAAGATCATCGGGCTTCACCAGACGTTCAACGGACCGTATGGTGAAAAGGAGATCCTTTATGCCGACTGGACCGCAAGCGGCCGGCTGTATGAGCCGATCGAAAACCGCATGCATCACCAGATCGCTCCCTATGTAGCCAATACACATACCGAGACCAGCACCACCGGTTCTACCATGACACAGGCCTACCACCGGGCCCTGCAGGTGATCAAGCAACATGTGCATGCCGATGAAGATGACATCATCATCTCGTCTCACTCAGGCATGACCGGGGTAGTCAACAAGTTCCAGCGCATCCTCGGGTTCCGCATCCACGAAAGATACCGCGACCGCATCAAGCTGGCCGACAACGAACGACCACTGGTGATCCTCACTCATATGGAACACCACTCCAACCATACCACATGGCTCGAAAGCATCGCGGAAGTGGTGGTGATGGATGCCGATGACCAGGGACTGGTGGACACCCGAAAGCTGGAAGAGATTCTGGAAAAGCACAAAGATCGCCCGATCAAGATCGCTGCCGTTACTTCCTGTTCCAATGTGACCGGCATCAAAACACCCTACCACAAAATCGCCGCCATCATGCATGCCCATGGCGGACTCTGCTTCGTGGACTTCGCCTGTTCCGCACCGTACATTGATATCAACATGCATCCGGAAAATACCGCGGAGCGACTGGATGCCATCTACTTTTCTCCGCACAAATTCCTGGGCGGCCCCGGATCATCGGGCATCCTCATTTTCAACAGAACACTTTACAACAACCGCATCCCCGATGAACCGGGTGGCGGCACCGTGGCCTGGACCAACCCCTGGGGCGAACACCGCTTCCTGGAAAACATCGAAGCCCGGGAAGACGGCGGTACCCCTTCCTTTCTCCAAACCATACGCGCTGCCTTGTGCGTGCGCCTGAAAGAGGAAATGACGGTTCCCAAAATCATCGCCCGCGAAAAGGAATTGATGGACATTGTCTTTCCTGCGCTTGAAGCCATCCCCAACCTTCACATCCTGGCAGGCCATATCAAAGACCGGCTGGGTGTGGTTTCCTTCTATATAGACGGATTGCACTACAACCTGGGCGTGCGGCTGCTCAACGACAAGTACGGCATCCAGGTGCGCGGCGGTTGTTCCTGCGCCGGTACCTATGGTCATTACCTGCTACACGTGGATGTGGCCCACTCCCGCTCCATCACAGACAAGATCAACCAGGGCGACCTGTCTGAAAAACCCGGGTGGATCCGGATGAGCATCCACCCAACCCATACCAAACAGGAAGTTCAGCAAATCCTGGAAGGCATCAAAGACATCGCGGCGAACTTTCGGAAATACGGGAAAGACTATACCTATAACCCACACACCAATGAATTCCAACATAAAAATGACCGGCCGGGTGATGCACCCTGGGTTCAGGATTGGTTTGACAAGCCTGTTTTGGATTAG
- a CDS encoding DMT family transporter has translation MVGIFVALATTVCWSFSIFAFTEGSRRIGANAVNHFRLVVATLLLTVFGVLLIDGPPSTLFTSPTSSHYFWLGCSGIIGLALGDHFNFSGFAILGARLSSALTTFAPIAALVGGYLLLGETLNLPGMLGILITIAGILVLILTRPGTNEGYSEHHGSFAKGILNALAGATCQGIGLVLAKKGLNTPGPKLHFVQAAWIRMLIGTVAIYTLTILTRRFWTVTRPILSGNKAAVGFTLFGAVMGPVIGVSLSMLAITYLKVSVAQTIFSLLPVTVMPIAVFYYKERVTFRSLLGALMAILGVVILVWRENLADVAGF, from the coding sequence GTGGTTGGCATCTTCGTAGCCCTCGCTACCACCGTCTGCTGGTCGTTCAGCATCTTTGCGTTCACCGAAGGATCGCGGCGCATCGGTGCGAATGCCGTGAACCATTTCCGGCTGGTGGTTGCCACCCTATTGCTTACGGTCTTCGGCGTCCTTCTCATTGACGGGCCACCCTCTACCCTTTTCACATCCCCAACGTCTTCTCACTATTTCTGGCTCGGGTGCTCCGGCATCATCGGCCTCGCCCTGGGCGATCATTTCAACTTCAGCGGATTTGCCATCCTGGGCGCCCGTTTGTCCAGCGCCCTCACCACCTTCGCACCCATCGCTGCATTGGTGGGCGGATACCTATTACTGGGGGAAACCCTCAACCTGCCCGGTATGCTTGGGATCCTGATCACCATTGCCGGTATCCTGGTGCTTATCCTCACCAGACCGGGTACCAACGAAGGTTATTCCGAACACCACGGTTCATTCGCCAAAGGCATACTGAACGCCCTGGCCGGAGCCACCTGCCAGGGAATAGGTTTGGTGCTGGCCAAGAAAGGACTGAACACACCCGGCCCCAAACTCCATTTTGTTCAGGCCGCATGGATCCGTATGCTCATCGGCACCGTGGCCATCTATACCCTCACCATTCTCACGCGCCGCTTCTGGACGGTCACCCGCCCCATCCTCAGCGGCAACAAAGCTGCCGTCGGCTTCACCCTCTTCGGGGCCGTCATGGGACCGGTGATTGGCGTATCCCTGAGCATGCTGGCCATCACTTACCTGAAAGTATCGGTGGCGCAAACCATCTTCTCGCTGCTACCGGTGACCGTGATGCCCATTGCCGTTTTTTATTACAAAGAAAGGGTCACCTTCCGCAGCCTGCTGGGTGCCCTCATGGCCATCCTAGGCGTGGTCATTCTCGTATGGCGGGAAAACCTGGCCGATGTGGCGGGCTTTTAA
- a CDS encoding YggS family pyridoxal phosphate-dependent enzyme: MVQTNISERLHQIEAELKPFGARLVAVSKTHPPELIREAYDAGQRIFGENRVQEATAKQPELPEDIEWHLIGHLQTNKVKYIASFVAMIHGVDSLKLLQEIDKQGARNNRVIPCLLQFHIASEETKFGLNEAEARELLESKEYAAMRHISVQGVMGMASFTDDKNKVRNEFRHLKQTFDTLRQGYFSNTDAFREISMGMSGDYRIALEEGSTMVRIGSAIFGQR; this comes from the coding sequence ATGGTACAAACCAATATTTCAGAAAGATTGCATCAGATCGAAGCCGAACTGAAACCGTTCGGCGCCCGGCTGGTAGCTGTTTCCAAAACCCATCCACCCGAACTCATCCGCGAAGCTTACGACGCAGGGCAAAGAATCTTCGGCGAAAACCGGGTGCAGGAAGCCACCGCCAAACAACCCGAACTCCCGGAGGATATCGAGTGGCACCTGATCGGACACCTGCAAACCAACAAGGTGAAATACATCGCATCTTTCGTAGCCATGATACACGGTGTGGACAGCCTCAAGCTTCTCCAGGAAATCGACAAACAGGGCGCCAGAAACAACCGCGTCATTCCCTGCCTGCTCCAGTTTCATATTGCCTCGGAAGAAACCAAGTTCGGACTGAATGAAGCCGAGGCCAGGGAATTGCTGGAAAGCAAGGAATACGCCGCCATGCGACACATTTCCGTTCAGGGTGTGATGGGGATGGCTTCGTTCACCGATGACAAGAACAAGGTCAGGAATGAATTCCGCCATCTGAAACAAACATTCGATACCCTCCGGCAAGGATATTTCAGCAACACCGATGCATTCCGGGAGATTTCGATGGGCATGTCGGGCGACTACCGCATCGCCCTGGAAGAAGGCAGCACGATGGTACGGATCGGAAGCGCCATCTTCGGACAACGGTAG